The Macadamia integrifolia cultivar HAES 741 chromosome 3, SCU_Mint_v3, whole genome shotgun sequence genome segment ctaggtgttggcattgatgagaaagtacacaaaaggtgacttggtgaggcccgcagcaacaaggtttgcaacaaattatattgcaCTTGATAGTATTCAAAAACGGAAGGAAGGGTTagttaagtcattcacctctaatgagtggttcagtagtagatatgcaaccactgaaattggaaaaactattcaagatctaatcacctcaacaaagttttgggaaaggatatactgatttactaagattatgcaaccactatttgtgatactTAAAGTAGTTGATGGTGATAAGGCACAGACGATGAAAAATATAGTGCATTGTATGGAAGTtgtcaaacaaaagatagaagaggagaacccaaagtcatttaaggcatttttgaagattataaatcgtcgatgggaaaataatttggttcaagaccttcatcgggcaggtattttctcaattaaatttataagttactttattagtaatttaatatatttaatcgttaacaataagtgatatgtaacaatgtcaatgtgcagcctattatttgaatccggatctgcactacaagaacaatttaaggtttaggaaagatttgatggaatctttgaagGATGTTATCAACAAGTTAGCTCCTAATATTGATTCGGCCAAAGATGCAGTTGAAGAGGTTAGTAGTCTACTAAACTTACATATTgaatcattgattaatatttaatacattgagtggcatattaatatgttaatacaTATATAGGTGAAGTACTTCCGAGAGGCCACTCAGAGGAACACAACGCCCTGGTAATTTAGGCTTAATCAGCTatccttgtatttcaaatttatttcaaactcctaaTGTTGCAATTATCTTTGTACAGCTGATTGGTGGATGAACTATGGATGGAGCGCTCCAAGCTTGAGGCCAAtcgcaatgaaaatattatcatgcacgGCATCCTCAAGTGGTTGCGAACGTAACTGGAGTACGTTcggattgatacacaccaaacctcggaatcgtctgagttatgagaagctagagaagctagtgtatgtgcactacaacatgaaattgaagatgaaatatttagaattggagaaatcaggggatgatattgatgtcaacccaattgacatcacccacatactcgacgaggaagatccagttaggggatggattgaggagactgaaaatgttttagtgttggacaaattatctgaagatcgacgagaaaccacacctgatcccattatagatgacctcattagagatataaatgaagattttaaaaatattgttgatgatgaaacccaagcaccatcaactatggaagaggatgatgatagctccaatgatgatgatattaggaggacgagatcaggtgctacatatagcgtaactcaaccagatagtgatgatgatgatcaagacaaggatggtgcatgatgatgatgatgatgatgatggtgatgatgatgatgattatggtaatgatgatgatgatgatggtggtggtggtggtggtggtggtggtggtggtggtagtggtggcagtggtggtgatggtggtggtggtggtggcagtggtggtgatggtggtagtggtggtggccaaacttatgtaccactacatttcacagaggaggatgcatttacacatgcaacACAAGATAGTAATCATGGTGCTCGCACACAACCAATGTCTTCTAGTCGGAGGGGCAGGCGATCCCACAATCCGAGTACTACTGATGCATTGATGAGTAGCATGGAGTCAATGTGCATTAGCTCAGATCTTGCTGGTTCTTCAtccggacatggacaccatgtatcttcagatgcatcttcagcctatggatatgggacttatgcaggacaatcatttgccaatccagagcagtacagaagttcagatcatgctggttcctcatccggacacggacatggacaccatgtatcttcaggtgTTTCTTCGGGTCAGTTctatgggacttatgcaggaccaacattggccactcctgagcagtacagaagattctacaatgaatgggagacccactaccataaatatttcgactggggtaaatattgtgcctatattcgacaagtgcagaatatcatcgtagttgctcctattgaagaagaaggtcctagccaaggatttgaaccaccacgacactcttcaggcactcatcacagtggcaatggcaataaggaaagaaaaaactgtaagaaactcaaacctcatcattttgaacattttcaactcaatatatttgtctatcaatacgataccctctacttaagtatttatgcattctacatgttatatatagcttttttaactgttttttatgcaaaagtgtataaaaatgtgtttcttatccatttatgtgcgtatctttagcgtatctcagCGTacctccaatacgatacgataccctccaatacgtatcttaattttgaccgaccgataccgatactttaatccttgctcccATTCCAATATTATACAGGACAATAAAATGGTGGTAGAAAATTAACCCTTGTTGATTAAGCTCTCCAAACCAAACTCATAAAATTAAGTTCAGATCTGACTGACAAACAGATTTAACCAAACCTGGAAAGCATGGCTGAATAGGAAGAGATCTGTTTACTCACAAACCAAGACTCAAGGGCGCCTGATATGCTGGTTTAGTCCCTTTGAGGTGCTGATCAAACCCTCCAAAGTGTCTTGTGACCTGATTTCAGATTTGGGAGATCTGAGAACAGGTTCgcaattaggaaacttttgtTGATCTTCAAGAATTGCAGCTAGGAAGCTCAGTTGGCCACCAAGTTTAGACCAAGTGGTCCTCTTGGAGGTCAGAATAAATCCCCAAAAAGGCTTTGGGATCTGGGCAGCAGGGTGGAAGTTATGGCCAATCGATGGGGGTCTTTAAAACCCGGAAAATGGCTGGATCAATCACTTGTTCTACAGCAGGTCTTCAATCGGGTCCTGTGGATGTGCTTCAAGGCTTCAAGTAGTCTTCAAACAAGCTCTCAAATAATCACaacaaagtaaagaaaagaaatagaaaagagaatCAATGGGGAGATGAGACGGAGGAGATAAATGATGATTGGGTTGGGCATCTCACCactcaggtttaggcatctcaccctctcaaaTAACAGCTCTCTCAACCAAGAGTTATCATCAGAAAATTCATTAATTCAACTTCTCTAACTTTTACAATCGAACGGGCCTCTTATATAGGCTTACAAAACAGATTTAAAAAGAACGATCTAAATTAGGAACCCAAAAGCTAAAATAAAACTTCTAATTTGacttctaacttgctaaccaagaaGAACAAATTAGAAACTGCTAACTAATGACATTGAAAGGAAACCAACTAAggacacaaaatagaaactaacttaaaaagaaaactaatccTAGGCTACTTGCTGAATTTGATG includes the following:
- the LOC122073391 gene encoding uncharacterized protein LOC122073391 codes for the protein MQPLFVILKVVDGDKAQTMKNIVHCMEVVKQKIEEENPKSFKAFLKIINRRWENNLVQDLHRAAYYLNPDLHYKNNLRFRKDLMESLKDVINKLAPNIDSAKDAVEELIGG